In Piliocolobus tephrosceles isolate RC106 chromosome 6, ASM277652v3, whole genome shotgun sequence, the following are encoded in one genomic region:
- the LOC111522538 gene encoding olfactory receptor 4F6, whose protein sequence is MDEANHSVVSEFVFLGLSNSWKIQLLLFLFSSVFYVSSLMRNLLIVLTVTSDPRLQSPVYFLLGNLSIIDLVFCSSTAPKMIYDLFRKHKTISFGGCVAQIFFIHAVGGTEMVLLIVMAFDRYVAICKPLHYLTIMSPQRCILFLVISWIIGIIHSVFQLAFVVDLPFCGPNELDSFFCDLPRFIKLACIETYTLGFMVTANSGFISLASFLILIISYIFILVTVQKKSSGGIFKAFSTLSAHVTVVVLFFGPLIFFYIFPFPTSHLDKFLAIFDAVITPVLNPVIYTFRNKEMKVAMRRLWSQLVNYK, encoded by the exons ATGGATGAAGCCAATCATTCTGTGGTCTCTGAGTTTGTGTTCCTGGGACTCTCCAATTCGTGGAAGAtccagctcctcctcttcctcttttcttcagtGTTCTATGTGTCAAGTCTGATGAGAAACCTCCTGATTGTGCTAACTGTGACCTCTGACCCTCGTTTACAGTCCCCCGTGTACTTCCTGCTGGGCAACCTTTCCATCATCGATTTGGTATTTTGCTCCTCCACAGCTCCCAAGATGATTTATGACCTTTTCAGGAAGCACAAAACCATCTCTTTTGGGGGCTGCGTGGCTCAGATCTTCTTTATCCATGCAGTTGGGGGCACTGAGATGGTGCTGCTTATAGTCATGGCCTTTGACCGATATGTGGCCATATGTAAGCCTCTCCACTACCTGACCATCATGAGCCCACAAAGGTGCATTTTGTTTTTAGTCATTTCCT GGATTATAGGTATTATTCACTCAGTGTTTCAGTTGGCTTTTGTTGTAGACCTGCCGTTCTGTGGCCCTAATGAATTAGATAGTTTCTTTTGTGATCTTCCTCGATTTATCAAACTGGCTTGCATAGAGACCTACACATTGGGATTCATGGTTACTGCCAATAGTGGATTTAtttctctggcttcttttttaattctcataatcTCTTACATCTTTATTTTGGTGACTGTTCAGAAAAAATCTTCGGGTGGTATATTCAAGGCTTTCTCTACGCTGTCAGCTCATGTCACTGTGGTGGTTTTGTTCTTTGGGCCATTaatctttttctatattttcccaTTTCCCACATCACATCTGGATAAATTCCTTGCCATCTTTGATGCAGTTATCACTCCTGTTTTAAATCCAGTCATCTATACTTTTAGGAATAAAGAGATGAAGGTGGCAATGAGAAGACTATGGTCTCAGCTTGTGAATTACAAGTAA